The nucleotide sequence atCATAAAATCCACAATATCCAAAGCATCATTAACATTTCCAATTCTACAAAACCCATTCACCAAAGAATTAAAAGTAACCTGATCAGGAGAAAACCCTTCCTCAGAAACCTCCAGCACAAACCTAAGGGCTTCCTCAACACGACCTTCTTTGCAAAAACCATTCACCAAAACTTTCACAGAAACATTTGTAAGCAAACAACCATACCCCAACatttgtttcttcatcttcaaagcACCATTCAAATCACCTTCTTCAATAAAACCCTGCATCAACGTGGTGAAAGTTATCTCATCAGGCTTCAACCCGTGATTTGCCATTTCCTCAAGCATCAAAATTGCAGGCCTTAATTGATGTGCTTTACACAAAGCCTTAATCAAAACATTAAAAGTTGAAACATCAAGAACAATACCCTCATTAACCATCTTGGAATGAAGCATTTCAACTAGCTTAAGCTTATTGTCCTCAACTAGAGCATTGAGGGCAATATTGTAAAAATTGGTATCTGGTTTAAACCCTAATTCATTTTCCAATATCTTAAGCAAGTTTTCAATTTCATGGAAATTGGTAAAACTTTGGATAAGGGTAGCGAAAGTGGTGGCGTTTGGGATGGAACCGGAGGATTTGAGTTGTTTGAGAAGAGTTGTGATGGAATCAAAGGAAGAGGATTGGGTGAGTTGAAGAAGAAGGGTTTCATTGGGAGGGAGGGGGTGGTGTGTTGTGGAAGAAGGGGTGGTGCAAAGAGTAGGGAATTTGAAGGttgaattggaagagaaagataaGGGAGGTGTTGGTGTTGAATGGGGGTGTGGGTTTAAGGTGCGAGGGAAAGGGTGAGGGAGAGAGTGAAGTGGAGAGAGTAGTGTCATTGAGACAATATTACAAACATCAAACATGCGTGAGGAGAAGGGTGGATAGTGAAGTGGAAGGCAATGGTAGTTTGCTGGTGAAGTTGGAACAGTAGTAGTGGTGCGGCTTGAGGATGAGGATTAAACAAAAGTTGAAAATCTTTTCCTACTGCGCTcgaattacactctcctcccgttaaaatatacacttttcttttctctcattttaaaatatacacccctttccttaaaaaataaaatttatactccccttacatataaaatgtttgaattacaattctcacccttaataattaaatatacactaagctttaatctattttaagataaataaatatttttataatatataccaATTTTGAACCATCATttaagtaaaattaattaattaatttataatttaagtgtcaatgataattaaatttaaatattttactattaattttataatttagagtatgaAATTAACTTTTAAGCAACCATACTTTATtgtttttagtaattttttacatagtttaattttatttttggttgtttcatattttataatagggtttaaaactatatgttaataaaattgtgaataaaaaatagcgaaacatatgtattcaaattttgataataataaaatagatcCGCAGTACTATTTTTCTCGAAGTGCgttcgttattttttttttgctagattattaaaaataaaaaaattattgtgggagtaaagtgtatattttGACTTAAGAgaggaggggaatgtaattcaagcttctatTATGGGAGgagagtgaaatattttctaatatgttttgaataagaggggaggggagtgtatattttaacataagagggaaggggagtgtaattcaaacatctttaaaGGGAGATGGGTGtaatttaatctttatttattcttttatatattcaacaactcatcttatttttttatttatttttttatctaaaaaaaactcatcttatttttttttcttctggtagatagacaaaatggtaaagtcattataaactcacacacacaagtggaagtaccaaggttcgaaccccggtcatgacatccgatctaacaattttggcattttgacagttgagttaggacttctgGATAAAAACTCATCTTATTTAACAAATGTTCAGGTCATTCTGCAAGaattttaaatcaaaacattagtttttaaaaacgTAAATGTTTCAATTTGCAATACACTAAATACATGATTTAAAGTTATGCTTACGACATTCGCtaaatttcttttgaaaaaaacaacTGATTTTCTATTCATCTCTCTTCATACCAAATTAATAGTTTGATATTTGAGAGCGTGTTTCTCCTCAACgtttcaggttcgattctccttGACGTCAATTTGACTTTGTATGGACTATATGAAGGGAGAGGAATAATATGAAGTTCTTTGGACAAATAACTTCGTagccagaagtcctagctcaattggtaaaatgacgaaattgttaggccgaatgtcatgaccggggttcgaaccccgatacctcCATTTATGTGTATgagtttataataattttgctattttgtctatctaccaaaaaaaattctaattctaGACCAAATAAACTCAAGTCAACATTACAATCAATTGGAAACTTCAACCATTCATAACAACATTATGGAGTGACCAACTTATTACACCAAAACCATTCCCATACTTATTAATTGAATCTTCCACCTCTTCCGTTTTGAAAACTTTGAATGAtgatgttacattttttttacaacaagGTATTTCTCTTAAGAAATTTAAATACAGaattttatataacaaaaataatttgttaatgcTTATCCATCTCGAATGATCATTAGTGTATAGATTCTTTTTGGCATTGAGAAATTAGATACCATCACTTATCGAAGATGGTAATAATGCTTTCAGAAGCTTGCCACCTGTCAATATGGAGACAAGAAAAAAACTACTAGCCAAATTAGTTGAAATTGTTCAATCGAGTATAACACAGTGATAACCACTCAACCTAATCATTCTTCATCGCCCAGAAATAGTGAAACAAAATATTAGAGGCGCAAAAGAAATTGGCAAGTACTTTATGATCAGATGAGCTTAAGCAATTTAATCATAAATGAATAATAATTCAGTATTAAAATGGTTCGTTTACATTTAGGGATGTCAATTAGATCCAGGTTCGATAGAgacccgcaaaaaatacccacaatggTTAGGGTAAAATCCTACTTTTATGGATTCGGGCACGGATCCAGGTAATACCCACAAATTTGAACGGATGAGGGTACTACCCTGCCTAGGCCCGCAACCCCGCATATGCatattaatataatatcataaataatttatttatttttggtgtataattaattaatttatttagttatttaagtctaaacctaaacctaaataaaaaaaaactacttaataCAATAACGGCTCTATCCTACCGGTGTACAATTTTAtagatgttttttatttgattaaatacTACAATTCatactattttatgagttaattttaaaaaaattggaccatagttttatttcaattgtgatgtttttattgtcttttcatagttaaagtgcgggtaatggatGCAGATATGTgcacttaggtacccatatgATACGGGGAAGGACCCTATTTACACTCATCATTTTTACCATATTTGTTCAATTTCACAATTAGAATAACATATTTCAAGAGCATTTGCATATTAATGATGTAATATATTGTAGTTTCCCACATGTTCACTTTACCTGATATAATCCAATTCACTATATTGCTAGTCAAATCTCTTCAGCTAAACTCAACTTTTGTTGATAATAACAATATAATATGATTGATATACTcatacataataaaaataaatgatagtataattcaatccactaggtaaaaattaaaaaaatgcatgttctcatacacaaacaaacatattacaGCACATACTTTCACGCTAGGTTTATTAAACAAGAAATCATTTTAAACCAAGTTTTTCAGCTAAAAAAATAGCCTTACGTATATGCTTTTTACTTAACAAGTAACGTAATCGAAAAATTGCATGGTGTTCTATGGTTGGGgagattaaaaatattttcattgtccttaaaaaaaaatcattgatttaCTTAGCTTTAAGAGAACAGAAGATAAGCAACAACATTGACGAcagataataaaataatacacctaCATCTACATGAATGTACCCAAGGTATCAAAATGTTTTTCACAATTGGAATCTTTGATATTGAACCATTGCAGTGGGTTGCAGTCAAAATACGACTACATTGAGAAAAATATTGTTCCTACTTTTTTCTATGTTTTTCTTTACATGAGAATATCTATTACGTTCATCGGACGTTGAAATCAAATTCAGCTATACAATGGTACACAAATATCATAAAACTATTGTGATTTTGATAGTTAAGTTGATACATGGGATGACTGCAGTCAAAAAAAGTTGCGTAAATGAGGATCTAGAAAGGACAATTTGAGCTCATATTTTGAAGAAGAACtttttataatgttctaaatattattaaaaaaaaaaaattgaaaaataaatgtttacttaaataaaattagaatgaATTTTAGAGTTTTAATTAGGGGTTTGTTTTGATACACACAACCAACTTCTAAAATAGATGGTGTGAATAGTAGAAAGTTTGAAGAAAAGCCCAAAACAAGAAAAGCCCAATGGGGGTTTATAATAGAAAACCGGTGGTGAAACGATTAGCATCACCTTCTTCGAAAATCTACCTGTGTTCCGGCGGCGTGATGGTTAAAGTTGCTTTCTACAGGAACTGTGAGTATCTATCTTCCATTCCAGTATTACatgaaaaattgttgaatttatggttgattttgtttgaattgaACATACACAACACACAGATGGGAAAACATTCAAGAAGCCGCGTCGTCCATACGAGAAGGAGCGATTGGATGCTGAGTTGAAACTGGTCGGAGAGTACGGTCTTAGGTGCAAGAGGGAGCTTTGGAGGGTTCAGTACGCTTTGAGCCGTATCCGTAACAATGCAAGGAATCTGTTGACCTTGGATGAGAAGAATCCTCGTCGTATCTTTGAGGGTGAAGCGCTGTTGAGAAGGATGTTTAAGCATGGTCTTCTTGATGAAACTCAGAACAAACTCGATTATGTCTTGGCTCTCACTGTTGAGAATTTTCTTGAACGCCGTCTTCAGACACTTGCATTCAAATCTGGTATGGCCAAGTCCATTCATCA is from Medicago truncatula cultivar Jemalong A17 chromosome 1, MtrunA17r5.0-ANR, whole genome shotgun sequence and encodes:
- the LOC25484126 gene encoding 40S ribosomal protein S9-2, with the protein product MGVYNRKPVVKRLASPSSKIYLCSGGVMVKVAFYRNYGKTFKKPRRPYEKERLDAELKLVGEYGLRCKRELWRVQYALSRIRNNARNLLTLDEKNPRRIFEGEALLRRMFKHGLLDETQNKLDYVLALTVENFLERRLQTLAFKSGMAKSIHHARVLIRQRHIRVGRQVVNIPSFMVRVDSQKHIDFSLTSPFGGGLPGRVKRKNLKAAAKKASGGDGDEEDED